The sequence below is a genomic window from Streptomyces sudanensis.
GCGATCTTCGGTACGGCGGGTGCCCCGAACTCGACCGGAAGCGCCGAACCGACCGTCTCCTCCAGCGACTTCCCGCCGCTGCCCTTCTCCGGCGTCACGTGGACGACCGCGAAGTCGTACGGCGCCCCCTGGCCGCCCACCGGCGCGCCCTGGTCGATCCACTGCTCGGAGGTCTGGGCCCAGTCGCCCCACCACACGCCGTACGGGGCGAGGTCCTCGCGGGAGGCGTTCTCCAGCTCCGCGGCCGACAGGCCCTTGTCGTTGTACGACGGGACGAACGCGATGTTCCGGTACCAGCCGCCGTCCTTGCCGGCGTGGACGCAGTGCCCGGCCGTCCACACGAGGTTCGACCTGCCGGGGTTCGCGGGATCCTTCACGACCGTCGCGGAGCACACCATCGAGCCCTTGGGACCGTCGAAGAGGAGCTTGCCGGCCTCCGGCGCGCTGCCGTGGTACTCCGGCTCCACCTCCTCGGCCTCGACCCGCCGGGGCGTCGGGTCCGTCACGCTCTCGTCGCCGGGGATGTCCGCCTCCTCGACGGGCCGGTCCGGCTGCTCCGCCTCCCGCATGCGGTCCGGGTTCCAGAGGTCCTCGATGATCGGGTTGACGAAGTCCTGCGCCTCACGCAGCCACTTGTCCCGGTCCCAGTTCCGCCACTCGCCGTTCCGCCACTTGTCCAGGTCGATCCCGTGCTCCTTGAGCCGGTTCTTCAGGTCGTCCGGGATGGTGATCTTCCCGTTCCCGCCGGGTGTCTGCGCCGCGGAGGCGCCGGGAGCGGCGGCCGGATCCTCCGGGCCGCAGCCCGTGGCGGTCAGCGCCAGTGCCGCCGCGACGGCGACCGACGCGAGCAGCGGACGAATCGTTCGCATATGAGTGATCCCCCTGGGACTTCGTGAGCCGGGCGCCTCCGCGGAAGCGCCCTCGAATGCGGAACCTCGTATTCCACGCCCCGGCTCCGGCAACCCTCGAAGGCGGTGCCGGGCGCCGGAGCGCGGCCCCCCACTATGCCGGTGCCCTTGGGGACGGCGTGCGGCAGGGCGGCGGTTCCCCCGCGCGAGGGGCGCTCGGGGCATCCCCGCGGACACCGCCGCCGGCCCGGGTGGCGCACGGCCCCCGCCCGGTTCCGGCCGCGCCGGCGGGCGGCCGGAACCGGGCGGGATGTGTCCGGAGGGAGACCCGGCTGTCGGCGCGGCACCGTAAGGTGGGCGGGCTATGACGAAGCCATCCCTCCCCGAGCTCCTCCACGCCGCCGTAGCCGCCGTCGGCGGTGTGGAAAGGCCAGGCCAGGTCGCCATGGCCGAGGCCGTCGCCCAAGCCATCGACGACGGTACGCACCTCCTCGTCCAAGCCGGCACCGGCACCGGCAAGTCCCTCGGCTACCTGGTGCCCGTCCTGGCGCACGGGGACCGCGTCGTCGTGGCGACGGCCACCCTGGCCCTGCAACGGCAGCTCGTCGAACGGGACCTGCCCCGCACGGTCGAGGCGCTGCACCCGCTGCTGCGCCGCCGCCCGGAGTTCGCGATGCTCAAGGGCCGTTCCAACTACCTGTGCCTGCACCGGATCCACGAGGGCGTGCCGCAGGAGGAGGAGGAGGAGGACGGCCTGTTCGACCCGTTCGAGGCGGCCGCCCCGACCAGCAAGCTCGGGCAGGACCTGCTGCGCCTGCGGGACTGGTCGGACGAGACGGAGACGGGCGACCGGGACGACCTGACGCCGGGCGTCTCCGACCGGGCGTGGGGACAGGTGTCCGTCTCGTCGCGCGAGTGCCTGGGAGCGAGCAGGTGCGCGTACGGCGCCGAGTGCTTCGCGGAGGCCGCGCGCGAGCGCGCCAAGCTCGCCGACGTGGTGGTGACCAACCACGCGCTGCTCGCGATCGACGCCATCGAGGGCGCCCCGGTCCTGCCGGAGCACGAGGTGCTGATCGTCGACGAGGCGCACGAGCTGGTGTCCCGGGTGACCGGTGTCGCCACCGGCGAGCTCACGCCCGGACAGGTCAACCGGGCGGTTCGGCGGGCGGCCAAGCTCGTCGACGAGAAGGTCGCCGACCGGCTCCAGACCGCGGCGGAGGGGTTCGAGAGGCTGATGGAGCTCGCTCTGCCCGGCCGCATCCAGGAGGTTCCCGAGGACCTCGCGTACGCGCTGATGGCCCTGCGGGACGCCGCACGCGCAGTGATCACGGCGCTGGGCAACACCCGGGACCGGTCCGTCCAGGACGAGGACGCCGTCCGCAAGCAGGCCATGGCCTCCGTGGAGAACGTCCACGCGGTGGCGGAGCGCATCGCGAACGGCTCCGAGTACGACGTGGTCTGGTACGAGCGGCATGACCGGTTCGGCGCGTCCCTGCGGGTGGCGCCGCTGTCCGTGTCGGGACTGCTGCGCGACAAGCTGTTCGCGGACCGGTCGGTCGTCCTGACGTCCGCCACCCTGAAGCTGGGCGGGGACTTCAACGGGGTGGGGGCCTCGCTGGGCCTCGCCGCCGAGGGCGTCGAGGGCGAGGACCTCCCGGTGTGGAAGGGCATCGACGTCGGGTCGCCGTTCGACTACCCCCGGCAGGGCATCCTCTACGTGGCCCGCCATCTGGCGACACCGGGGCGGGAGGGCGGCCGCACGGACATGCTGGACGAGCTGGCGGAGCTGATCGAGGCGGCCGGGGGCCGGACGCTCGGCCTGTTCTCCTCCATGCGGGCCGCGCAGGCCGCCGCGGAGGAGCTGCGGGGACGGCTGGACAAGCCCGTACTGCTCCAGGGCGAGGACACGCTGGGAGAGCTGATCAAGACGTTCGCCGGGGATCCCGA
It includes:
- a CDS encoding trypsin-like serine peptidase; protein product: MRTIRPLLASVAVAAALALTATGCGPEDPAAAPGASAAQTPGGNGKITIPDDLKNRLKEHGIDLDKWRNGEWRNWDRDKWLREAQDFVNPIIEDLWNPDRMREAEQPDRPVEEADIPGDESVTDPTPRRVEAEEVEPEYHGSAPEAGKLLFDGPKGSMVCSATVVKDPANPGRSNLVWTAGHCVHAGKDGGWYRNIAFVPSYNDKGLSAAELENASREDLAPYGVWWGDWAQTSEQWIDQGAPVGGQGAPYDFAVVHVTPEKGSGGKSLEETVGSALPVEFGAPAVPKIASMEATGYPAAPPYDGQRMFRCADKPGRLSVRADQPTMYRIGCSMTGGSSGGGWVAAGADGKPALVSNTSIGPVQAGWLAGPRLGAEAKGVFTSVSEKFAGR
- a CDS encoding ATP-dependent DNA helicase, with translation MTKPSLPELLHAAVAAVGGVERPGQVAMAEAVAQAIDDGTHLLVQAGTGTGKSLGYLVPVLAHGDRVVVATATLALQRQLVERDLPRTVEALHPLLRRRPEFAMLKGRSNYLCLHRIHEGVPQEEEEEDGLFDPFEAAAPTSKLGQDLLRLRDWSDETETGDRDDLTPGVSDRAWGQVSVSSRECLGASRCAYGAECFAEAARERAKLADVVVTNHALLAIDAIEGAPVLPEHEVLIVDEAHELVSRVTGVATGELTPGQVNRAVRRAAKLVDEKVADRLQTAAEGFERLMELALPGRIQEVPEDLAYALMALRDAARAVITALGNTRDRSVQDEDAVRKQAMASVENVHAVAERIANGSEYDVVWYERHDRFGASLRVAPLSVSGLLRDKLFADRSVVLTSATLKLGGDFNGVGASLGLAAEGVEGEDLPVWKGIDVGSPFDYPRQGILYVARHLATPGREGGRTDMLDELAELIEAAGGRTLGLFSSMRAAQAAAEELRGRLDKPVLLQGEDTLGELIKTFAGDPETCLFGTLSLWQGVDVPGPSCQLVVMDRIPFPRPDDPLTSARQKAVEEAGGNGFMAVAATHAALLMAQGAGRLVRATGDRGVVAVLDPRLANARYGSFLRASMPDFWYTTDRNQVRRSLAAIDRAAKAGPERARQGPGTGAGVPGPGRGGGCQIRRRTATTLPRMVASSPGMGW